Part of the Ornithodoros turicata isolate Travis chromosome 6, ASM3712646v1, whole genome shotgun sequence genome, TTTGGTTGGTGTGTTTTGTCTTCCAGAAAGTTTTCATACAGAAGGTGCCTCCACTGGGACTCTCGTTGGGGCAAAATGCGTTCGAGGAACTCCAGGAACTCTACGCAGACCAAGTAGTAACCCTTTGACAGCATCCAGGCAAAACGCGATGTCAGGAGGCCCTCGTAAATGCTGCCAAGATCTGTGGCCCTGTTAACAGGAAGTAAAAGTACTTTGACTCTACTAGAGACTGCCCCACAAAGTCTCATGTTTCTCCGATCACGCATTTTCCATCTAGAATCCTTTCTAGTTATTAAACTAGAAAGGATTAACCAATCAACtgtgtaattaattaattagacaCAAGCATAATCATAGCCTCGCAATGAACAGCAGTGCACTCAATATAAAATCACATAGAACtgttgacaaaaaaagaaaaaataattgctAGAGTTTCGAGCAGTTCTTTGTCCCCCACTGCAATCAACACCACACTGGAACAAAACTTTGATGTCACTAAGAAAAATTCCCAGAAAACAATGAGGTATAAGTTTCTTACACAGATTAAATTTTTTCTGGTGTTGTCTTAATGTCAATATTGATAGGACATAATTAGCACACACTAACATACTGAAGCTGAGTAAACCAGTAGTGCACAGAGAAAATCTTTTCCATGAACCATGAACCGGTCCGTGAATGCATTTTCTTCATTGTATGTTCACATGCTGGACATGCTCATTGAGTGTGAGGTTGTCCAAAACAGTATCAAAAGTTATGTTATCAAGGCTTCTAAAATTACTCTGATACAAGTACATAATGTGTGACTTATCATTACGGCAGAGAGACCTGTCAGGTTAATCtagggggggggtctggatgcCCTGACCCTCCCTCTCAATTTCTGTCGTCACGTAGTGCTTTAACTGAACTCGGGTATATATAGATAGGTACATAGCATGCTGTCCCAGGCCAGGTCCCCCCCGTCCAGAAAAATCTTGAATCTGTCTCTGCCTGCCTGTCAGTGGCTCACATGAATGCACAGGGTCTGACTTCTTAGAGTTAGATGTGATTCCTGGATTTGGGGGAAGAAATTAGGTGTTACATTTAAACCTGGATTTCGGGTTGAATCGGTCGCTATTGATACAATCGAGAGTTATCAGGTTTCTCATTTTACTTTCCATCCAGAAAGCGGCCCGCAGTTAAAATTGCATTTAGTGGTCAAACATACGTTTCTCGCAAATTATAGTCACAAACTCTATAACCCGTAACATCAGAACTTGCTTCACatagtttattgttgcactcGAACATTTTCATGAGACGTGCATTCGGATTTCTACTAAACAGCGTACGTGATATGTGATACAATGTAATATATGGTTGAAAATTGGAGAGAAATGGGGTTTAACTCGAACTGGTCTGACACCAATTTGGGGGGAATAATCAGAAGGAAGTGGGTTTAACCCAGGAAAGTCAGACCCTACAAATGCAGCACATGAACAGAGCTATTCGTGAACAGCAAAGACTGGTTCCCTTACAAGTGTGGATTGTCCCGTAGCAGGAGATTTGCAAGATGTAGACCAGCCTGCATGCGGTTCGTTGAGCAGTGGTCTTCTCCTGTTAGAGCGTCCAAGAGGCGCCTCAGTTGAGAACAGCTTGGCGTACAAAGCAACCGATAGCACTTTGCTGCTAGCAGACGCTGTGCCCAGCTATCGCAGGTGAGATGATTGTCGAGACACTTCAAGAAGGGATTCAGATAACTGGAATAAATGAAGCTTGACATAAAGATTTCGGTCTGCTACAAGTTATGCTTTGagccttgtgttttagggttcAGGTTTAGTTGCTTTCCTCTTCACAAATGGCGGCATAAATCTGTTCTAGTTTCATCAATTTCGGAACATTCCAATTCGCAATTTCTTTAATTGTACGAAATATTCCGTACAATTAAAGAAATTGCGATCCCCGGGAATTTTGGTATCGAGGTTCGACTACTTATTTATTTTCCACCCGATGTTGGCAAATTTTACCCTACACCCTAAAGACAgagcttcacagcatagcacatTCCTAGCtaaacatcatctcgaatgaccacattctctcccttgatttgatgaaaacaggggtgtacgccattttcgtGGCGATTATGAACTCCGTAATGCCACAAATATGGCGTACACCCcgcattttcagcaaatcagcgGAAAGAACGATGCCACTCGGGATGAAGGTGTGCCTATAGGAGtgttctatgcggtgaagttcatttttaagagtgtatttacCCCAAAACACAAGGTCTACTAACACTGCACTGAAACATGTGCTGTATGTACTGACTCTTGTTCTTTCGACGTGAAGGCAGTGGGAGTGAGCCGAGAAAGAAAATCCAGCACAAACATGGTGTCCTTTCGGCCACATAACTTGTCCTCCGTAAGGCAAGACAGGAATTGGACACAAAGGTCCGGGTAACGGGAGAACAGTTCAGCAGCCGTCATGGTGTTGTGGCCGACGATTTCTTTGGTTTTTTTCTGCCCCAACAACCTCGGCATCACAGCACCTGCATTTAAGATGCTGTTGTAAAATTTGTCAAGCACTGCTTGTCAGTattactgtgtattcacacaaggGACATTCCCCATAATACTCTACCACCACTCAACATTATGTATTTTTGTGCGCTGCCAACCGTGTGGGATATCCTTGCGGAGCgtccacaagatattccgtagcagacgacaggaataaacgttgtcgtctgctaagtgcacaGTACACTACTCCCACTATCACAGTGCAAATGCTCAATATAACACGTAGTGAAACCTTCCCCCAATTAGCAtttttttgctgtttcttcGACTAAAACATACTATGGGGAAATCACTTATGTGAATACGAAGTTATATAACCACGCTTTATAGTTTACAGTCTGTTGACTTCAGTTGTTATTGCACAGGTGCTTGAATCAGTATACATCTTTATGAAATGTGAGTATAGAACACTGTTTTATGCTGGAACAGTTGTGTTCTATATatgagttgttgttgttgttatatgaGTATATTTAGGGCCCTGTGCTTTCGGGTTCTGTGTTTTTAAAATCAGGTGTTATTTCTGGGTCTGTAAAGCAGGGTAAAATCGGGCAATATTGGGTGGAAAAGCAGATTCTcaggtggaaaaaaaaaaaaaaaacagcagtgCTTCTTGCATTTTTCATGAACATGAGATGCTAAACATGGTGTCCTGTAATGATATTCCTGGCAGCTGAGTTTGCACTTTGCAAAGTTAGTTTAGGGGTTTTGGGGGTTTACCCTTAAGTGACAATGATGTAAATCTGGGAGTGTGtgtatgtggggggggggggggtaccctaaaacacagggccaTAAGTATATTGAGCTGCCTGCTGCATATGAAAATCATTCTCTGGCACCAGTGTGAGAGTACACGTACTCAATGCTAGTAAATGAATTTAGCAAATGAATTTAGCAGTCAAAAGCTGGAATGCGCGACTGCCGCGAGCAAGCGTGCACTGTGCAGCATTGCACAGTGTGACAAACCAACAGAACTGGGTCATGCTGTGGTTGTCATTATAATGGGGGTCATTATGATCAAGCCTGAACATAACAGAGGCAGCTTTTACCATAAAGTTGATGTGCTGCGTTGACTATCACCCATCGTGGTGCACTGAGCATGTCGACAGTCAGCCGAAGAATGCGACCAAGATGAGGGAGCATCGCGGAAGAGAGTGATGCTGCTCCGACTAGACTGCACAGGATGTGCAATGCTTCAGCCTGAATTAGGTCCACCTCTTGGTCAAGGCCTGTCATTTCTGACAGAGGAGATCTAGCAGCCTTCTCTAGTTCATCGACCGCATACGCTAGAAGTGAGTGCTGTTGAAAAGTGAGAGATCAATCTAGTTGGTGAAACAGATAGTGATGAACAAAACAAGGATAGAGCAAAGCATGGCATTAGGAACTGTATTGTCATCATATAAGGCAAATTCATTTTCTAAAGTACGAAAAATTCTTAAAGGAAGAGTGAAAGCGACCcaatgatttttttaaaaagccTGAAGTTtacgggaaatatttttttctaaatttggagGGTAAatactgtaaacatatttttattcgcgatgtattaattttcgtgaATCGCACACTCAGTCATTCGCGAAGCAATTTGCGAGTATTTAATTCCACGATTCCACAGCTGTTTCCTTCCGCACGATAAACGTCAAGCtatgttcgcgagtacaatttttcaaGTTTACTATTTTTTATGGGTCGCACAATTTAATACATTgtgaataaaaatacgtttacagtaaccatgtgcactaaattcatgcgaatttgggtgaaaaaaccttcagtatgctaaatttggggagaaattgggctcagttgctcaaactaactgtagtggtttggtacaaacggcgATGTAGCtacatttgctgccaaacaagtaagttagtgcattcctacagacaccccagtgagggcaatctgccgggtaaaaatcgggtttcaccctaaagaggcaacctttaATTCGGGGTGTAAATTCGGAGAAGAATAGGGCagaaccctaaaacttcaggctctaagaaTAAGGCAGGTAACATAACGAAGTGGACGGGACAGAACCTGTCCAGTTTGTCCTGTTCACTTTGTTGTGTTACTTGTTTTTGTTTAAGTACCACTGTGCTTGGAGCCACAAAGCTTGTAAACGACCGGTCTTCCGATGACCACAGTCCAGCGGGATTTTCTTACTTGAGAGTTATCTGGCTTGCTCTCCACTAGGGCACGTTTCAACAGCGGCAACCCAGCTGACCGTCGTGTGACAGATGCAGACTTCGTCTTTCTTACAACTTGCAATAGCAGCTGCAAATGCAATAAttagaagagaaagaaacatcCGTGGAAAAATCTGCGCACCCTTCTCAGGTTCTCGAACGGCAGTCCTGCAATTTCCGCGTCCTCGGAGAGCGCAATTAGACGACAGAAAGCGCGGTACGATTCGTAACAGCTTTCGATGGCACCCTGTAACAAACCCGATAGCTACGTGCAACGCCCAAGCAGCCGTTTTCGAAGACGCTGAACCTTACCCTGTGACGGCACTCGAACAAGACGTCCACAAACTTTGCGTCAATTTGTTTTATCGTTTCGGAGGACAGCGAGATGCTTACTCCGTTATCTTCAGACCATGCCCGTGTCACTTCCTCAAGCAGTTTGCATGAATTCTACGGAAGCAAAATAACTGAGTGTTACAGTAAGTACCGTATTTACTCACTTATAGGACAGGGGCAGAtgcagaccctcggtttggggtggggtggggtgggggcagtttctttgtcggagcgcatagtgggggaggggagagagagggaaattCCATGTAGAAACTGacgcgtgtgtgtgttttttttttgggtgggGGGCGATTGCCCAACTGgtccccctggatccgccccttgTATAGGACGCACATTTTAATGTGTGGGGAACAAAAAAGTTGCCGCATTTCAGCACTCAAGTTAGGGGTGTGTTCAATACGCCAGTGCATGCAATATGTGAGTAAATATGGTAAAAGTGGTGTGCAAATCTGTACGTTCAACGTGGAATTCGGACCCCTGTGACATGCGTACAGATAAATAGGGCATGCACCACAGCAATTTGACCTAGGCACTGCTTTCGTGCCCAAGGCAGACCAGTGCAGTgggtatatatttttttagcaAGGCTACAAGGTAACcagaggtggggaagttacctttattttgtagtgcactactgttactcactactttttcaaaaggtAATGCGATACGTTATTCGTTAGTGTGGGGGTAGTAGGTAACCCGTTACTATAACGCTTTTACTTCTGgtaagtaatggcattacttttgcattacttcaccaggaATCCCTATAATATGTACCACATTTTGGTTGACTCACATAAGGGCATTCCGCAAaccaatacaagcaatgttagGCACAAACAACGGTCACATGAACACAACCTTACAGGTAGGATTTATTACAACACAGAAGTAGATGGTGTTTAAAATATTAATTTGTGACCTTCGCCTGTTTGGCTGAGAGGACGTCCTTTGCAGTGacgtgaccttttatctcacacagcacaaatccaaacagccaatcctTTGGTACTTTGTCACTTGTTCAAGGGGTAaaggctatttttctgtcgctttcACCCCATTCGTCcaaaaaataccagagggagagaaaaataaaagtggttaataaaggtgacatctcaacaaGCGTAGGTCAATaatccttcttttgcgttctttgtTGACGCAGACGTGACCTTGTCATTGTTAAAGACGAATAGAAAAATTCGGGGATTTTCACGGATTCTGCTGGCACGGTCCTCAGCTCAATCTTTCAAGTTTAGACAgtgaagcaatgttcccaaatacgcagtaacgcataatgCTGTTACGCattagttagtaaaaatgtaataACGTTACGttacgcactactttgtaatgTGTTATTCCCCACTTCTGAAGGTAACTCATGTTTCTGACTGTAACATAACTTTGTAAATTTCGCCTCGGACATGACTATCTGCTATAAACACTTATCTTCAAAGTGCGACTTCTCCGCTCTTGCAGGGGGTGTCTTTCATGATGAGACCAGCACATCCCTggtgaaaaatgtctgcaatCCCAAGTGGCTTACGAAAGGATTTCCACTTGAAACCACTTtgacatttttcacctgggatATAAACCAGAAAACACAATAGCAGCATGTTTTCTCTGTAACAGTGGTTACAGGTTTCCTGAAAGCAGATACCTTGATGCAGAGCCAACTACAGGAGCTCATCTTTTCTAGCAGAATTTGCTGTTCGTAATCACTTAGCTGGCGGTGCACGCTTTCCCACGCGTTTACAAGCTCCAGAAAGGCACGGTTTGTGTCCTCGAAAGACGGTGCTGCCATTATTTCAGATGTGGGGACATTGTTAGTTGAGTCATTTATAcctgcataaaaaaaaaataaaaaaaaattactttgCTGCTCGCAATTTTATGCGATGCATTGCAGTTCCAAAATGCTGAACGGCACTTACTACTACTTGGCATGCTGTCCTCAAGTCTCATGACCTTTAGAGCATGGTTAATGAGATGCCTGGCAAGTTCCACAGCATTTAGTACATGGGTGTCAAGATGGCCGGCAGCTTGTAGAGCCTTGAGTATGGTCACATCAGAGAAACATGTGGCCAATGCGAGGACAGCCCCtgtaagcagacgacaatgcttaACGCAAACTGTCGCCCTGAAAGCATGCAATGGTAGAGGAGCTTCATTACCATGAGCTGGAGAATTCTGAGCAGCttcaacaaaattattctggACACTTTCACTCTCTTTGTAGATGGTGTCAAAAAGTGTGATCATACCACCTTCCAGTTTCTTACTGTCATCTTTCACGCTGTAATGACGGAGGACAACCATGAGGAAGTATGCGAGAAATTGCTTCGTTTATCGTTGTCCGCTGTCGTATAAAACTCTTACTGAATGAGGTACAGATGCATCAGTGTTGCCCCAACAGCAGTATCATGTGGCTTAGGACTTGACATGTACTCTTTAGCGAGGTCTAACAGCTTGGTGGCGTAGCTTGCGTGCGTTACAATGCACGTTGAAAGAATTTTAAATGTAACTTGTCGTACCTTCGAAGCAAGATATATTAAGTTGCATTCGCGACTGCTGACAAGGAAAGTGCAATGGGACTCACGTCGTCTGCCCCGTGAAAAATGCACTGCATTATGGATTGACGCGTTTCTCCTGAAGTGGGGTCGAGCCTGGTGCGAGTTTCCCACAGATAGTTCAACATGATTCCCAGGTCATCTACAAGAGGGATGTTACGGTTTTTACAATAGTGCAATCTGATACAAGTTGTATTTACCTTTTCGTTGGATCATCTTCCTCTTTCCCTTCGGATCATTTGAGAAAGTACCAAACACTATTTCAAGTATCGTGATACACGTGATCATTCGCTGATACCCAGCTCCAGGATACAGGCTTTGAATGCACAAGCTCACGAGCCACTCAATAAAACCTACAAATATCACCCCCTTATCAGTCTGCTGTACCTTTAAATAGAGCCTTAAGTTttggggaaatatttttttctaaattcaggaggtaaaaatcgggtaaataaacatgcacGCTAAATGCATGCGAATTTGGgtgagaaattgggctcagttactcaagctaactgtactggtttggtggTTTGAtgcaactgcatttgctgccatgTCATGTCAGTCCATGCTGCCAGTCCATgagcattcctacagatgtctcagtgagggcaatttgccgattaaaaatctgttcacccTAAGGCGGCAACCTTCATTTCAGTGTGCAAATTCGGAGAAGAATCGGGTGAAAGCCtagaacttcaggctctacattTAAAGTTTGCAAGAGGCAACGTGTTGGCACACTAAGTGACAGGAGAGTAGGAGACAAATGGCACAGCGATGCTTACCTACAATTTTCGCAAAAGTTTCATTGGTCTCGATGTTTCCTGTGCCCTGACCTCTGGTGCGTGAAAATTCTGTCAACGCACGGTCACGAAGGCGGATTATAAAATTTTCCATGTGGATTGTTACTTCTGTGCGGAACCACGCATCGTCAACATTAAGGTTATCTGGAAGGAACTTCGTGATGCTCTCGAATTCTTCAGCAGTAGGCAGCTCTGTGGCGACAACAATGAAACACAAAAATGTTTGTGAGCACGGTGATGAAGTTGTACAAGATCAGGCTCTGCAACAGTTAAGAAGAGAGACGTACGTGATTTTGCGTGACATGAACAGAGGAGGCCAAAGACTTCAGCGCGAACTTCGGTCGATTTGTGATGAAGACAGTTCTGAACCAGATTCTTTCCCTGAAGAGCATTACACATTACATGATTCACATGCTGGCATGTTGCAGCATTCAACTTTACAATACTCTCTatatatagagcctgaagttttcaggaaatatttttttctaaattcgggaggtaaaaatcgggggaATAAAAATGTGgtctaaattcatgtgaattcgggtCGAAAAACTTCCAATACgttaaatttggggagaaatcgggctctattactCTAACAAACTgcactggtttggtacaaacggtgatgtaatttGTGTTTCCTGCTAtacaagctagtgtgcattgctacagacgtttcagtgagggcaatttgctgggtaaaaatcgggtttccccctaaagaggcaacctttaattcggggtgcaaattcagggaagaatcgggttaaaccctaaaacttcaggctctatctaTATGTGACTTCAACACGATATGAGAGCTTACTAAACAAGGGGGAAAATATACAGCAGGAAAAGAAATAAACATGAAAAAGATTTTTTAAAATGCACCTGCGACGTGGACAGAGGTATCCCTGCCTGTTTGGCAATCCGAGACAAGGTCACCAAAGGTGTCAGTTTCAGTTTCTTGTCTTCCTTCAGCGTCGCACAGAGGTCCGCAAAACTGTTTGACACATTTTGCAAAGTCCACGGGAGGATGTGGGTTGTCAGATTATGACGCTGCACTCTAGAGCGGCCAAAATAGGTATAAGGTCGGTTAAGACAACCAAGCGGCAGTGCAAGCAGAAAGACACCACAAAGTCTGCAGTAGGATTTTAGCGTCGTACCTGTTGTCACTTGACATGGCATCGGCAATCACGTCTTTCCAGTGCTTCGTCCACGCGTCTTTCTCTACTTCTTTATTTCTGTAGCACGGAACAAAAATATATTAAAGATTCGGTTCAATAATGCGCAACCACCAGCATTCTGTACGTACCGTTTTGCAATTGATGATCTGTAGACGTCACTGGCAACTGATGTCAGGTGAGTTGATGAAAGACAACCGATCACTTCTTTCGGTAGCTTTGGATCGAGTGCTATGCACTAGGAAAGGGAGATACATTGTGTCAAATAAGTAGACGAGAAAAGGAGACCAATTTCTTCATTCTCATTCCACAGGACATATGCGGAAAACAAGAGGCAAAGAATGGAATACATATGCGGCATTTCTGTGGCATTGTGGAGGAAAAGTCAGCTGCATCATATATTTACTGCTATCCAGACTGTATTGTTAGTTGGCACTAGACCACTGCATGAGCCGCATTCTTAGGCCCATGCCCAGCCTTCCTCTGGACCCCCGAGTCCGGCCTGATGTCTCCATAACGGTCTGAACCCGAGAAAGGAAGCTTCCTGGCTTGGGACCAGCCCGGGCCCAATATAGTTCTATGCTAACTGGCCCAGCCCACCAACTGCACAGTAGTGAGCTATAAAAGTTGACCAGCACAGGCTGGGGCCCGGTCCAGGGACACCATTGTATGGGCCCGTGTCCACAATGTCAAAACCAAACCCCGCCTGTCAAAAGAAGGCTTTATCCCAACCAACCCGCGAGCAGGGCTCAGGCTTTGGGGTAAGCCCAGGTAGTGCCCTAGTTGGTACACTTTGTTTGTTATAGGAATTGTTTTGGATAAGCCAACAAAACACACTGCAGTATTGAACCTACAAAAGTAGTCCATGCAATAGAAGCTTGGTCACCTTGTACTGACAATACAGCGATGAAAACTGTCAAGAAGTTCATGAAAAAAAACCTACCTTATCGAAGTCAACATGCTGCAGAAGGCACGCCAGGCTCTGAAACTTTGGCTTCGCTGTCCAAGGCATACGCATTGTCTTCTTTAGCAAAAATCCATGTAGGTCTGCAGAAATTGCTGCTGAAAAGGCTTGCCTTTCCAACACGTGCAACCTCAACAGGAAGCCGTAAATTTTCTTCACCAAGTCCGACACTCCGTTCACTGGGGATTCCCAGTTGGCTGTCACAACCATCATAATCTCGTCCACCTCCTTCGTCTCTGGCACAAACTTGCACTCGTTTGAGATTCGGAGACCTTCTTTGAAGAGACGTTCTACCGCGTCCAGCCATGTCAGGAGTCCCATAGTTGCTTGGAAACGGGGAATGCTCAAGTCTGAGCACAGCTTCACAACCACATCTAACAGTTCCAGTATGAGAGATTTGCCTTCAGTGTTTGGGCTGATAAGGAAACTAAGGTTGGCTCCTTTAACGAGTGCATTGGTGGTGAGGTTGAGATGGTGAATGGATGGGCGTGATACTGATAATGGTTCCCTTCGTGTAATGTTCAGTACGTCGTTGATGTCGAGGTGGTTTTGTAGAGGAGTACAGAGGAATGTTTGAAAAATTGCGGCACTGATGTGTGGTGCGAAAGTTCCTGATAAGATGCGCACAACGAAAATGATTACGTGAGTATTGCTGATGGCAGATTGTCGGGTCTTGTTGAAGCTGACGACGTCTCCTGCGATGTCACTCTGTGTGTAAAGGGGAAGAAAAATATGAAAACGCTGTTTTCTCTTAACATAAGGTCGCTTCAGCACGATGCAAGCAATATTCCTATGCGACAATTTACTCGTATGTGGCAGGGATTTTTCGTATCTGGGAGGGGTGACATATGTATCAGTCCGCTTTTCCGACCTTTTTGGCAGCTATTTTGGAGATGTTGAAGtccattggggggggggggggggggggggtgctggaAAAATCCCTGCGTAAAGGTACAAGTGTCTTTTGATGTTCAATGAGACAGGTAGAATGTGAGTACCTCGCACTTGACAATGTCCCACATCAATTGTACTAGCCGTCGACCTACATCAGGTTCGTCGACATTTCGGCCTTCGTTGAGAACATTTAGCAGCTCCTGAAAACAGAGTTCATTTAAGAGGAAAGCAAACATGACAGATGCTTTCTTTTTCTGAAAGAGTGTGGGGGTAGTGTTTTTTAGGCACAGGCGCTCTCCGTTACGATATTTTTTTGTAAGATCTGCTACCTGAATATTTTCGAGTATTTCCTGTTGTTTGCAGAAACCCTTGCATTTGGCAAGGAGACTTCGGACATCTAGGTTCGTTTCCATTTCTAAACATTCTCACGATGTAAACAAAACACACGTGTATGGCGTGTGTGGAAGAGTTGTACAAGCAGACCTTTCTGGAATTAACCACTGCGGTGGCGCTAGTGTTGAACTCAattcttttcttgtttcttgTGGCCCTTAATTTTCAAACATTTTGTGTTAAAACGTGAACTTGCTGCCAAATTTTTAATTGCAGTCAACATTCACTGCTTGTCTGTAACGCTAAATAGATACGCGAGTGAAAATGTAGCAGACTGCTTCAATGCAAACATGGCTGCCTCCATCGGTAGCACATTCGTGAGAAACCTTCGGAAATTTCGGTACGATTTTTGAGTCTGCGTTTTTAGTTTCCTAAATGAAGACATATTGTGCATGTACCAAGGCAATGTTCTTTCCAAAGAAGGCATAAAACGTGCAATCGTGCTCTTTTAGTGCATGCATGGAGCTCAATTTCATGCATGAGCGAACGATATTTCTTTCAACTGGCTCGCTCCAAACAGTTTCAGAATCAGCTGTGCACGAGTAGCATCGTGCAGAAGTTCGTGCTGCACCACAGAGACGGCTGAACGACGGCCAACATGCGTGATCTGCGGGCACAGGACGTTTTCAACATCTCGGGTACTGCTCGCGAAAAAGATCATGAAACCATTTGTGAGTGACAATCTAATTTCTGTCTGATACTCCCTCTTCTTCTCCTGATGCCGGCGatttatccagaatcgcaagcaTCTCCGCAAAATATTTTACAATACCAAACAATGGTGACCACATGCATTCAGAACTACTTATTATTTGATGTCAAATTTCCTTTTCCAGGTTCCATCCAAAACAAAGCCGAAGAATCCTGTTGTACAGATATGGAAGAACATCACTGTTGCCGAACTGGCCAATGTGACGAACCGACCAAAAGGTGGCTAAACTCCGTAGTCACAGAAGGAAAGATGTTTCATGTGCCCATATCTTTTAGATGACATCTACGAAGCAATGTTGTATGTTGAAAACACCGAACAGTACGACCAAGATGATTGCAGTATGTACAAACTCTTTCGGTTTTCAAACCTGAATGCTGACCAGTGTGGTTGTGACAGGCATTGAAGACACCGACACCATTTTTAAAATCCTCAAACGGCTTGGATTTCGAGGAGAAGTTCGTGCTCCACCGGAGCAACCAAAAAGCGAGAAAAAAGGCATAGAAGATGCAGTTAGGAGGTATGGTATTTGTTTAATAGACCTCTCACtatttacaaacaaatgacgtcagattagggtgcctgaatactagctccctctgcatagggtgaagacaaccgcgtcgtctgctacaaattTCTGCCATCTTGACGCCCACGCACAGCTCACGATGCGCTCACAGAAGTGCAGCTATATGCTTAGAAATGCTTGGAAAACGTGGGTGAAATCGGTACACAGCATTCATGCATAGTAAGGGTGGGCACCAAAATGGCTGCTCTGCCTCTGCAGCATTCAATTCTGcaaagggtgactccaccctacacagagggagct contains:
- the LOC135396912 gene encoding uncharacterized protein LOC135396912 isoform X4: METNLDVRSLLAKCKGFCKQQEILENIQELLNVLNEGRNVDEPDVGRRLVQLMWDIVKCESDIAGDVVSFNKTRQSAISNTHVIIFVVRILSGTFAPHISAAIFQTFLCTPLQNHLDINDVLNITRREPLSVSRPSIHHLNLTTNALVKGANLSFLISPNTEGKSLILELLDVVVKLCSDLSIPRFQATMGLLTWLDAVERLFKEGLRISNECKFVPETKEVDEIMMVVTANWESPVNGVSDLVKKIYGFLLRLHVLERQAFSAAISADLHGFLLKKTMRMPWTAKPKFQSLACLLQHVDFDKCIALDPKLPKEVIGCLSSTHLTSVASDVYRSSIAKRNKEVEKDAWTKHWKDVIADAMSSDNRVQRHNLTTHILPWTLQNVSNSFADLCATLKEDKKLKLTPLVTLSRIAKQAGIPLSTSQGKNLVQNCLHHKSTEVRAEVFGLLCSCHAKSQLPTAEEFESITKFLPDNLNVDDAWFRTEVTIHMENFIIRLRDRALTEFSRTRGQGTGNIETNETFAKIVGFIEWLVSLCIQSLYPGAGYQRMITCITILEIVFGTFSNDPKGKRKMIQRKDDLGIMLNYLWETRTRLDPTSGETRQSIMQCIFHGADDVRQVTFKILSTCIVTHASYATKLLDLAKEYMSSPKPHDTAVGATLMHLYLIHVKDDSKKLEGGMITLFDTIYKESESVQNNFVEAAQNSPAHGAVLALATCFSDVTILKALQAAGHLDTHVLNAVELARHLINHALKVMRLEDSMPSSSINDSTNNVPTSEIMAAPSFEDTNRAFLELVNAWESVHRQLSDYEQQILLEKMSSCSWLCIKNSCKLLEEVTRAWSEDNGVSISLSSETIKQIDAKFVDVLFECRHRGAIESCYESYRAFCRLIALSEDAEIAGLPFENLRRLLLQVVRKTKSASVTRRSAGLPLLKRALVESKPDNSQHSLLAYAVDELEKAARSPLSEMTGLDQEVDLIQAEALHILCSLVGAASLSSAMLPHLGRILRLTVDMLSAPRWVIVNAAHQLYGAVMPRLLGQKKTKEIVGHNTMTAAELFSRYPDLCVQFLSCLTEDKLCGRKDTMFVLDFLSRLTPTAFTSKEQDYLNPFLKCLDNHLTCDSWAQRLLAAKCYRLLCTPSCSQLRRLLDALTGEDHCSTNRMQAGLHLANLLLRDNPHLATDLGSIYEGLLTSRFAWMLSKGYYLVCVEFLEFLERILPQRESQWRHLLYENFLEDKTHQPNQTKQHLKAFELPGRSMWKVAHTKWLLKSNGGWLQTNFLRILAAAEHDQDVMEGILENLTEEIGKSWLCFSTHMLQQVAVTLVHYCSKRETYRTLKIRALGVLETLFEMEGVVEETLLSDCCKLSKDHATKEVPGGTTVQALSLLLWAVCIKHMISMPYKMESAEVLDELHQWSSIVSCFCQWKVDEVFRLNAARSLKTVGHPLLGCIAEYNPLPTKIIYSLFSSILSLLQDENEEARKHVADMFGIATEDGHLIPVQPNIAIKELFKWLLSTCKGRSDLVMFLTDQLKSENPTDVEVMRLSRPNSNGLFEQEDANFYAEPLVIVALVKEYVRISISEVADDDKDALCRHYAYEGLNVLNEAEKTLVLLKARQDDLASLEGQMLGENRLHLPLSMLHARMCTCLLVLKAAENKDAQVMKVVTGLESQRMKLLEVWAPQLPLEKESPSAMISLDQQRMFPVLYHNLPS